A stretch of Candidatus Bipolaricaulota bacterium DNA encodes these proteins:
- a CDS encoding DsbA family protein, whose translation MNTEQKLRDRQWFKLAMIVLGVFLVIMLVELKLHNPFEKIKLINQSSNEEILDMTSVVTSSDPFLGNEQAKIQIVEFGDFACPYCRQAAPIMRSLMAEYQDKVFFQFRDYPVVTTESMWLAMAADCADEQNKFWAFSDKLFQNQGEVSEETIYNLAKSVGLATDRFKNCLTTQKYKSEVVEDFNDGEALKIEGTPTFFINGRKVKGVPDAEIWRSLLDELISLYEEN comes from the coding sequence ATGAATACCGAACAAAAATTGCGTGACAGACAGTGGTTTAAGTTGGCCATGATTGTATTGGGCGTTTTTTTAGTCATCATGCTTGTCGAATTGAAATTGCATAATCCTTTCGAAAAAATCAAATTGATAAATCAATCGTCGAATGAGGAAATTCTCGACATGACGAGCGTAGTTACTTCAAGCGATCCTTTCCTGGGCAATGAACAAGCCAAAATTCAAATAGTCGAATTCGGAGATTTCGCTTGTCCGTATTGCCGGCAGGCCGCGCCGATCATGCGATCATTGATGGCCGAGTATCAGGATAAGGTTTTTTTTCAATTCAGGGATTATCCGGTGGTGACGACCGAGTCGATGTGGCTGGCCATGGCCGCGGATTGCGCTGACGAGCAGAATAAATTTTGGGCTTTCTCGGACAAGCTTTTTCAAAATCAAGGAGAGGTCAGTGAAGAAACCATTTATAATTTGGCGAAAAGCGTAGGCTTAGCCACGGACAGATTTAAAAATTGTTTGACAACACAGAAATATAAAAGCGAGGTGGTCGAAGATTTCAATGACGGAGAAGCTTTGAAAATTGAAGGCACGCCCACTTTTTTCATTAACGGCAGAAAAGTCAAAGGCGTCCCGGACGCCGAAATTTGGAGAAGTCTTTTGGATGAGCTGATCTCCTTATATGAAGAAAATTAA
- a CDS encoding 4Fe-4S binding protein: MKNKLSTKPGTTKLNNTGDWRTYKPVVDHKRCIACGVCSRVCPEGCIFSVGEKMLQKGGKVFFEHDLDYCKGCGICAEECPVKCIEMVRDKS, from the coding sequence ATGAAGAACAAATTATCCACAAAACCCGGCACAACCAAATTGAACAATACGGGCGATTGGCGGACTTATAAGCCGGTGGTTGATCATAAGCGTTGTATCGCCTGCGGCGTTTGTTCCCGCGTTTGTCCGGAAGGGTGCATTTTTTCAGTGGGAGAAAAAATGCTTCAAAAAGGCGGTAAAGTTTTTTTCGAACACGATTTGGACTATTGCAAGGGCTGCGGTATTTGCGCGGAAGAGTGTCCGGTCAAGTGCATTGAGATGGTTCGGGATAAATCATGA
- a CDS encoding transketolase C-terminal domain-containing protein, which yields MKKCIEGSEAIAETIKLCRPEVVAVFPITPQTHIIEHLAQYKADGDADYEYIRAESEFSAASIILGAAAMGSRVYTASSSQGLLLMTEVIYNIAGMRLPVVMTAANRAISAPLNIWNDQQDVMPFRDAGWLMLFAEDNQEAVDFHLMAYKIAERFSLPAMVCVDGFVLTHTFETVDLPSSAEVKKFLPRFSPKKNSALDVIRPVSLGCFATPDDYQEIRLELHEDLLKTKEAFLSEAVKFKQIFGRQLNVCQYYGPANAKTVIVSMGSVLGTIKEAVDELNKKSGQVGVLKITMFRPFPEKEIFDILKNRKKVIVLDKSISLGRGGILFNEIKQCLSGSKVEVKGVVEGLGGRDVTMGFVSELVAF from the coding sequence ATGAAAAAATGCATCGAAGGCTCCGAGGCCATAGCCGAAACAATCAAACTCTGCCGGCCGGAAGTGGTGGCTGTTTTTCCGATTACGCCGCAGACTCATATAATAGAGCATTTGGCTCAATATAAAGCGGACGGAGACGCTGATTATGAATATATCAGAGCGGAGAGCGAGTTTTCCGCGGCTTCCATTATTTTGGGCGCGGCCGCCATGGGCTCCCGCGTTTACACGGCTTCCAGTTCGCAAGGACTGCTTTTGATGACTGAGGTGATTTACAATATCGCGGGCATGCGTTTACCCGTGGTCATGACCGCGGCCAACAGAGCCATTTCGGCGCCGCTGAACATTTGGAATGATCAACAAGATGTCATGCCGTTTCGGGACGCGGGTTGGCTGATGCTTTTCGCGGAAGACAATCAGGAAGCGGTTGATTTTCATTTGATGGCTTATAAAATAGCGGAAAGATTTTCTTTGCCGGCCATGGTTTGCGTGGACGGCTTCGTATTAACGCATACCTTTGAAACCGTTGATTTGCCTTCAAGCGCTGAGGTTAAAAAATTTTTGCCGCGATTTTCTCCGAAAAAAAATTCGGCTTTGGACGTGATTCGGCCGGTAAGTTTGGGGTGTTTTGCCACGCCGGACGATTATCAGGAAATCAGACTGGAATTGCACGAAGATTTATTGAAAACAAAAGAAGCTTTTTTATCGGAAGCCGTAAAATTCAAACAGATTTTCGGCCGACAATTGAATGTCTGTCAGTATTACGGCCCGGCAAACGCGAAGACCGTGATTGTTTCCATGGGTTCGGTTTTGGGCACCATAAAAGAAGCGGTTGATGAGCTGAATAAAAAAAGCGGCCAAGTCGGCGTTTTGAAAATTACCATGTTTCGGCCTTTCCCGGAAAAAGAAATTTTTGATATTTTAAAAAACAGAAAAAAAGTCATTGTTTTGGACAAGTCGATTTCTCTCGGTCGCGGCGGAATTTTATTCAATGAAATCAAACAATGTTTGTCAGGATCAAAGGTTGAAGTGAAGGGAGTCGTGGAGGGATTGGGAGGCAGAGATGTGACCATGGGATTTGTTTCTGAGCTTGTAGCTTTTTAG
- the uvrA gene encoding excinuclease ABC subunit UvrA: MSKTIKIKGARVNNLKNISLEIPRNKLVVITGLSGSGKSSLAFDTIYAEGQRRYVESLSSYARQFLDVQDKPDVDQIEGLSPAIAIDQKSSSRNPRSTVGTITETYDLLRLLYSKIGIPHCPKCGREVSRQTVEEIVDKIWDIDHHLNIMVLAPIIKDQKGKHHNVLEELQKANYYQVRLDGIVYNIEEALDLIMDKQKRHTVEAVVDRVVLSGDKEEKKQLAESVKIALDLGDGLVIIQRSDREEDEIFSQYYNCPVCNISLPEIDLRSFSFNSPNGACAECSGLGIKQEVDPELVISNPRLTLAEGAIKPWTKIFSTQTTNWQLLEAVSQKHKFSLNIPAGKLSSKAKEVILYGTGGELYQIGSKSMSFEGVIPYLENKYKITDSDYIRKEIEKYMRMHICPSCEGKRLKPESLAITIGGLNISQVADLPISKIILYINELVDTAVKKGAKISVRGKLIKEKMVERSIFIGKQIFKELKRRLGFIEDVGLSYLTLDRSANTLSGGEAQRIRLATQMGAKLAEVVYVLDEPTIGLHQADIHKLIGTLLELKAQDNTVIVVEHDETTMMAADQIIDIGPGAGVGGGEVVAQGTPEQIKKNPKSLTGKYLSGKLKIETLKIDRRKRGNGKKISIKGATANNLKNINVDIPLGKFVCITGVSGSGKSTLMSDILSKALAKTFYRSKEMPGEHKKIEGIQYLDKVITIDQSPIGRTPRSNPATYTGLFTYIRDLFTQMPEAKIKGFDAGRFSFNVKGGRCEACGGDGLVKIEMQFLPDVYVICEECKGKRYNKETLEIHYRGKNISDVLDMTVSQAKEFFQDIPILNEKLSVLEEVGLGYLTLGQPATTLSGGEAQRIKLATELSRYSTGKTLYILDEPTTGLHFDDINRLLLILNKLVDKGNSVLIVEHNLDVIRQSDWVIDLGPEGGEEGGYLVAEGSPDQVAKVKKSVTGQYLKKMRD, translated from the coding sequence ATGAGCAAAACCATAAAAATAAAAGGCGCCAGAGTAAACAATTTAAAAAACATCAGCTTGGAGATTCCCAGAAATAAATTGGTGGTCATCACCGGACTGTCCGGCTCGGGCAAGTCGTCTTTGGCTTTTGACACGATTTACGCGGAAGGACAAAGACGCTACGTGGAAAGTTTATCGTCTTATGCCCGGCAATTTTTGGATGTGCAGGACAAGCCCGATGTGGATCAGATCGAAGGCCTGTCTCCGGCGATCGCCATTGATCAAAAATCTTCCTCGAGAAATCCTCGTTCGACCGTGGGCACGATCACGGAAACCTATGATCTTTTGCGTTTGTTGTATTCGAAAATAGGCATTCCGCATTGTCCCAAATGCGGCCGGGAAGTGTCCCGTCAGACAGTTGAGGAAATAGTCGATAAAATTTGGGATATTGACCATCATTTGAATATTATGGTGCTGGCCCCGATCATAAAGGATCAAAAGGGCAAGCATCATAATGTCCTGGAAGAATTGCAAAAAGCCAATTATTATCAAGTCAGATTGGACGGCATTGTTTATAATATAGAAGAAGCGCTGGATCTGATCATGGATAAACAAAAAAGGCATACCGTCGAAGCGGTGGTTGATCGAGTCGTTTTAAGCGGCGACAAAGAAGAAAAAAAACAATTGGCCGAATCCGTGAAAATCGCCCTTGATTTGGGCGACGGGCTGGTGATCATTCAGCGATCGGATAGAGAAGAAGATGAAATATTCAGTCAATATTATAATTGTCCCGTTTGCAACATCAGTTTGCCGGAAATCGATTTGAGAAGTTTTTCATTCAATTCTCCGAATGGCGCTTGCGCCGAATGCAGCGGTCTGGGCATTAAGCAGGAAGTGGATCCGGAATTGGTGATTTCCAATCCGAGATTGACGCTCGCCGAAGGCGCGATCAAGCCATGGACTAAAATATTTTCCACGCAAACCACGAATTGGCAATTACTCGAGGCAGTTTCGCAAAAACACAAGTTTTCGCTTAACATTCCGGCCGGCAAGCTGTCTTCAAAAGCCAAAGAGGTGATTTTATACGGCACGGGCGGAGAATTATATCAGATCGGCAGCAAATCAATGTCGTTTGAAGGAGTGATTCCGTATTTGGAAAACAAATATAAGATTACGGATTCCGATTATATCAGAAAAGAAATCGAAAAATACATGCGCATGCATATTTGCCCGTCATGCGAGGGCAAAAGGCTAAAACCCGAATCTCTGGCCATAACGATCGGCGGGTTGAATATTTCGCAGGTGGCTGATTTGCCGATCAGTAAAATAATTTTGTACATCAATGAATTGGTGGACACGGCCGTCAAAAAAGGCGCTAAGATTTCGGTCAGAGGAAAATTGATCAAAGAAAAAATGGTTGAAAGATCCATCTTTATCGGCAAGCAAATTTTTAAGGAATTAAAGCGGAGGCTCGGTTTTATCGAAGACGTGGGTTTGAGCTATTTGACTTTGGATCGCAGCGCGAACACTTTGTCCGGCGGCGAAGCCCAGCGCATCAGGCTGGCCACTCAGATGGGCGCCAAACTCGCGGAAGTCGTGTATGTGTTGGATGAACCGACCATCGGTTTGCATCAAGCGGACATTCATAAATTAATCGGCACGCTTTTGGAATTAAAAGCGCAGGATAATACGGTGATTGTGGTCGAACATGATGAAACCACCATGATGGCGGCTGATCAGATAATCGATATCGGACCCGGCGCCGGCGTGGGCGGCGGGGAAGTGGTCGCTCAGGGCACGCCCGAGCAGATAAAAAAGAATCCGAAATCTTTGACCGGCAAATATTTGTCGGGCAAGCTTAAAATCGAAACATTGAAAATCGATCGCCGAAAAAGAGGCAATGGCAAGAAAATTTCGATCAAAGGCGCGACCGCCAATAATTTAAAAAACATCAACGTTGACATTCCGCTCGGCAAGTTCGTCTGCATCACCGGCGTTTCCGGTTCGGGCAAATCCACTTTGATGAGCGATATTTTGTCCAAAGCCCTGGCCAAAACGTTTTATCGCTCCAAGGAAATGCCGGGCGAGCATAAGAAAATAGAAGGCATTCAATATTTGGACAAAGTCATTACCATCGACCAATCGCCGATCGGCCGCACGCCGAGGTCAAACCCCGCGACCTATACCGGTTTATTCACTTATATTCGAGATTTGTTCACTCAAATGCCGGAAGCGAAAATTAAAGGTTTTGACGCGGGCAGATTCAGCTTCAATGTCAAAGGCGGCCGGTGCGAAGCTTGCGGCGGCGATGGACTGGTTAAAATAGAGATGCAGTTTTTGCCCGATGTTTACGTGATTTGCGAAGAATGCAAAGGGAAAAGATATAATAAAGAGACTCTTGAAATTCATTATCGCGGCAAAAATATTTCCGATGTTTTAGACATGACCGTTTCTCAAGCCAAGGAATTTTTTCAAGACATTCCGATTTTAAATGAAAAGTTGTCAGTGCTCGAAGAAGTCGGTTTGGGATATTTGACGCTCGGTCAGCCGGCCACCACTTTATCCGGCGGCGAAGCGCAAAGAATCAAATTGGCCACGGAATTATCGAGATATTCCACAGGCAAAACATTGTATATTCTGGACGAGCCCACCACCGGACTTCATTTCGACGATATCAATCGTTTGTTATTGATCTTGAATAAGCTGGTTGACAAAGGCAACTCGGTTTTAATCGTGGAGCATAATTTGGATGTCATCAGGCAATCGGATTGGGTGATAGATTTGGGACCCGAAGGAGGAGAAGAAGGCGGCTACTTGGTGGCCGAGGGTTCTCCCGATCAGGTGGCCAAGGTTAAAAAATCCGTGACCGGGCAGTATTTGAAGAAAATGAGAGACTGA
- the secG gene encoding preprotein translocase subunit SecG, with the protein MNYSNIIIISQMVISVLLMIVILLQNRGSGLSGVFGGSGAVYRTKRGIEKTLFNLTIALSILFLGTSFLQIIL; encoded by the coding sequence ATGAATTACTCAAACATAATCATTATCTCGCAAATGGTTATCAGCGTTTTGCTGATGATCGTTATTTTATTGCAAAATCGCGGCAGCGGCCTTTCCGGAGTATTCGGAGGCAGCGGCGCCGTGTACAGAACCAAGCGAGGCATTGAAAAAACTTTATTCAATCTCACCATCGCTCTATCGATACTGTTCCTGGGAACATCTTTCCTTCAAATCATTCTCTAA
- a CDS encoding thiamine pyrophosphate-dependent enzyme has product MTANNSYHSPFQHLINPGHTACAGCGLMVAMINVLDALGPNTIVVGATGCSEVTTSKYPQSAFKVPWIHSVFENPAAVATGIEAVLKKRGQDKDINVLAWGGDGAIFDIGIGFISAAWERRENFLLVCLDNEAYMNTGIQSSGATPLDAYTMTTPSGEKSCGNANLKKDMIRIALAHDVAYAATATIGDLTDLTNKVKKAAKIKGPKYIQVLTTCIPGWNVEPKLSINLARLAQQTGIYPVLEYEYGKLTNVKKVAKDRPRVEEYLKPQGRFKHLFSKSGKCQSGIEAIQTLADENVEKYGLLK; this is encoded by the coding sequence ATGACAGCCAATAATTCATACCATTCTCCATTTCAACACCTGATCAATCCCGGCCACACGGCTTGCGCGGGTTGCGGTTTGATGGTGGCCATGATTAATGTTCTCGACGCGCTCGGGCCGAACACCATTGTGGTCGGAGCCACGGGTTGCAGCGAAGTGACCACCAGCAAATATCCGCAAAGCGCATTTAAGGTGCCCTGGATTCATTCGGTTTTCGAAAATCCGGCGGCCGTGGCCACGGGCATTGAGGCTGTTTTGAAAAAAAGAGGTCAAGATAAAGACATTAATGTGTTGGCTTGGGGAGGGGATGGCGCCATTTTTGATATTGGCATCGGTTTTATTTCCGCCGCATGGGAGAGGCGGGAAAATTTTTTGCTGGTGTGCCTCGACAATGAGGCATACATGAACACGGGCATTCAGTCCAGCGGCGCCACGCCGCTTGACGCTTATACCATGACCACGCCGTCCGGCGAAAAATCCTGCGGCAATGCGAATTTGAAAAAAGACATGATCAGGATCGCTTTGGCGCATGACGTAGCGTACGCGGCCACGGCCACCATCGGCGATTTGACCGATTTGACCAATAAAGTTAAAAAAGCGGCGAAAATAAAAGGGCCGAAATACATTCAGGTTTTAACGACCTGCATTCCCGGCTGGAACGTGGAGCCGAAATTGTCGATCAATTTGGCCAGGCTGGCTCAGCAGACGGGCATTTATCCGGTTCTCGAATATGAATACGGTAAATTAACCAATGTGAAAAAAGTGGCCAAGGATCGGCCGAGAGTGGAAGAATATTTGAAGCCGCAGGGCAGGTTCAAGCATTTGTTTTCCAAAAGCGGCAAGTGCCAGAGCGGCATTGAAGCGATTCAAACGTTGGCGGATGAGAATGTGGAAAAGTACGGGTTGTTGAAATAA
- a CDS encoding four helix bundle protein encodes MEKQVINSYKDLIVWQKAMDLVVAVYKLTDKFPREEAYGLTSQMRRSSISIPSNIAEGRRRGTRREYRHFLIVAYSSGAELETQLEIAKRLNFSEDIVYNVAADLLEEIMKILNSMTSSLYV; translated from the coding sequence ATGGAAAAACAAGTAATAAACAGTTATAAGGATTTGATTGTTTGGCAGAAAGCCATGGACTTGGTGGTTGCCGTTTATAAGCTTACGGATAAGTTCCCAAGAGAAGAAGCGTACGGGCTTACTTCTCAGATGCGACGCAGCTCCATTTCCATTCCTTCAAATATTGCGGAAGGAAGAAGGCGCGGAACAAGAAGAGAGTACAGGCACTTCTTAATTGTCGCGTATTCATCGGGAGCTGAGCTTGAAACTCAACTTGAAATCGCGAAAAGATTAAATTTTTCGGAAGATATCGTTTATAATGTCGCTGCTGATTTATTAGAGGAGATTATGAAAATATTAAATTCAATGACGTCGTCGCTTTATGTCTAA
- a CDS encoding response regulator, with the protein MGDPKIKWVQRVVAGAIPASILVADDDQFLVDMMGTIFSRAFPEAELLKAADGCEAVTLYREHCPDIVLLDVMMPAMNGWEACKNIRLEEKKDGQTPVIIIMTGIGPDINALTSPLFEPDAYIDKPLRPARLIDLIISLFSKKRKTTKKAV; encoded by the coding sequence ATGGGAGATCCGAAAATAAAATGGGTACAAAGGGTTGTCGCCGGAGCAATTCCCGCCAGCATCCTGGTGGCTGACGATGACCAATTTCTGGTAGACATGATGGGAACCATCTTTAGTCGCGCCTTCCCCGAGGCAGAGCTGCTCAAAGCTGCCGACGGATGCGAAGCGGTAACACTCTACCGCGAGCATTGTCCGGATATCGTCCTTCTGGACGTGATGATGCCCGCCATGAACGGCTGGGAGGCATGCAAGAACATCCGTCTGGAAGAAAAAAAGGATGGACAAACTCCGGTGATCATCATCATGACCGGCATTGGACCGGACATCAATGCTCTGACCTCGCCGCTGTTTGAGCCCGACGCTTACATCGACAAGCCCCTGCGTCCGGCAAGATTGATCGATTTGATCATAAGCCTTTTCTCGAAAAAAAGGAAAACCACGAAAAAAGCTGTCTAA
- a CDS encoding 2-oxoacid:acceptor oxidoreductase family protein yields the protein MKKINMREIRIHGRGGQGTVTAAELLAMAIFHDGKYSQAFPFFGVERRGAPVEAYVRIDDKPIRLRSQVYAPCFLIIMDMSLAELPQVFHGVKKDAMVLVNSEKKLKLKNFKVFNVPATSIALEAMGNPLLINTSLMAAFAAITGLVKFDSLVEAVKDRLAHKGEEVIKKNIIAMKVAKKYIEESL from the coding sequence ATGAAGAAAATTAATATGAGAGAAATAAGAATACACGGTCGAGGCGGACAAGGCACGGTGACCGCGGCGGAACTTTTGGCCATGGCGATTTTTCATGACGGCAAATATTCCCAAGCATTTCCATTTTTTGGCGTGGAGCGCCGAGGCGCGCCCGTTGAAGCTTACGTTAGAATAGATGATAAGCCGATCAGATTGCGCAGTCAGGTTTATGCCCCCTGTTTTTTAATAATTATGGATATGAGTTTGGCCGAATTGCCGCAAGTGTTTCATGGAGTGAAAAAAGACGCTATGGTTTTGGTCAACAGCGAAAAAAAATTGAAATTAAAAAATTTCAAAGTTTTTAATGTGCCGGCCACGTCCATTGCCTTGGAAGCCATGGGCAATCCGCTTTTGATAAACACTTCTTTAATGGCCGCTTTCGCCGCCATCACCGGTTTGGTCAAATTCGATTCTTTGGTCGAAGCGGTCAAAGACAGGCTCGCGCATAAAGGCGAAGAGGTGATTAAAAAAAATATCATTGCCATGAAGGTGGCGAAGAAATATATTGAGGAGAGCTTGTAG
- the rplS gene encoding 50S ribosomal protein L19, producing the protein MKKDIYPEVQPGKVVAVHQRIKELTPKGEEKERVQIFEGLVLARKHGSEIGATITVRKVSDGIGVEKIFPLHSPVIEKIETAKEYKVRRAKLGHLRTTHKRLREIK; encoded by the coding sequence ATGAAAAAAGATATTTACCCTGAAGTTCAGCCCGGCAAAGTGGTCGCGGTGCATCAAAGAATCAAAGAGTTAACACCCAAAGGAGAAGAAAAAGAAAGAGTCCAGATTTTTGAAGGCTTGGTTTTGGCCAGAAAACATGGCTCTGAAATCGGAGCCACGATCACGGTCAGAAAAGTCTCGGACGGCATCGGAGTTGAAAAAATCTTCCCCTTGCATTCACCGGTTATTGAAAAAATAGAGACAGCCAAAGAATACAAAGTCAGGCGGGCGAAACTTGGGCATCTTAGAACCACTCATAAAAGACTTAGAGAAATCAAATAA
- a CDS encoding pilin translates to MKIKKTTLAILLLVIMSAMFGFSELAKAADLREAIPNLKISIPTLQEGFQQPVVISKCPKDKPNCAPNEKQAFASIPWIAQYVSAIYKYALGLAAIMATISVMIGGVLYLTSAGNPQRIGTAKNMIIGAISGMAIIIFSYVFLNLINPELVKLSPIEIQTVLEEQLATGQSCSSLGGQFLVQVGAETTDPSNASNHSKYLCGSYYPVSVAAGAAGSAGGSCLGDFCPTGSCVEFEGNTQCVNALFYGTIKRTGLGRIIDKITLMGITSDNEVVTIKEYPISGTDSYIIPLTGDIDAKVRNAQKFFFLIEINDTDNWAYWAKFQATKNQSLMDLIGDRIAGAFTPTWDDDVPAVRSYKDSNKAILGTALPIPVELSQALGKACETCRVFERDPETWQHWTAKPFCKFWTAEEVLGIIGANGGLGIRVNFDTDDFPEDYTKVEADELAIYNTMPCGPIYGCDLKYEENSAYTQYDPKKTKAECEAAAKSSAGQTVGGGSCQINEVWTTKNDPDGNPLVCLPAGGVGQYEWSGGKEGEAIDNSNLVNPKDVQHFGVELHSRYASLGTQLPTVSCVDGTKPTWLDAQGAWDAVGCEKTTGDVYYCSGRCLGPDKQVSSTPGSKCIGGVSCFPFNGQKLICNMSSQTCQFGVWGDYCASDIHCDTSSGFTCNMDLKACVKNGAGQQWQACSSDADCGGSLKCLYPAYIDSDNGGCGTFPESFPEAARGSWEDVNYGSSTNNRKICWDPAKNNDVNGLCDCEANLQCGSDNEKWSDAELCNTDGLNYCSSVIEGARCDTDKDTPLAGGYICDERNYLIKKIQ, encoded by the coding sequence ATGAAAATAAAAAAAACAACTCTCGCCATATTATTACTGGTCATCATGTCCGCGATGTTTGGATTTTCGGAGTTGGCCAAAGCCGCCGACTTGCGCGAAGCCATTCCGAATTTGAAAATTTCCATTCCCACTTTGCAGGAAGGGTTCCAACAGCCGGTGGTGATCAGCAAATGTCCCAAGGACAAACCCAATTGCGCGCCAAACGAGAAGCAGGCGTTCGCTTCGATTCCGTGGATCGCGCAGTATGTCAGCGCCATTTACAAATACGCGCTCGGTCTGGCCGCGATAATGGCCACGATTTCCGTGATGATCGGCGGCGTCTTGTACCTGACATCGGCAGGCAATCCTCAGCGCATCGGCACGGCTAAAAACATGATTATCGGCGCCATCTCGGGCATGGCCATTATTATTTTTTCTTATGTCTTTTTAAATTTGATCAATCCTGAACTGGTGAAATTAAGCCCGATCGAAATACAAACCGTGCTCGAAGAGCAGCTGGCCACGGGTCAAAGTTGCAGCAGTTTGGGTGGACAATTTTTAGTGCAGGTCGGCGCTGAAACGACCGATCCCAGTAACGCTTCCAATCACAGTAAATATTTGTGCGGCTCTTATTATCCGGTGTCCGTGGCCGCGGGCGCGGCCGGTTCGGCCGGAGGATCATGTCTCGGAGATTTTTGTCCGACCGGCAGTTGCGTTGAATTTGAAGGCAATACCCAGTGCGTTAACGCGCTTTTTTACGGAACCATCAAGAGAACGGGTTTGGGCAGAATTATTGATAAAATAACCTTGATGGGAATAACTTCGGATAATGAAGTGGTGACGATTAAAGAATATCCGATCAGCGGCACGGATTCATATATTATTCCGTTGACCGGAGATATCGACGCCAAGGTCAGAAACGCGCAAAAATTTTTCTTTTTGATTGAAATCAATGATACCGACAATTGGGCGTATTGGGCGAAATTCCAAGCCACCAAAAATCAAAGCTTAATGGATTTGATCGGAGACAGAATTGCCGGAGCCTTTACCCCTACATGGGATGATGACGTTCCCGCTGTCAGAAGCTATAAAGATTCCAATAAGGCGATATTGGGCACGGCTCTGCCCATTCCCGTAGAACTTAGTCAGGCTCTGGGCAAAGCTTGCGAGACTTGCAGGGTTTTTGAAAGAGATCCGGAGACCTGGCAGCACTGGACGGCAAAGCCGTTTTGCAAGTTTTGGACGGCCGAAGAAGTGCTGGGCATCATTGGGGCAAACGGCGGACTGGGCATCAGAGTGAATTTCGACACGGATGATTTCCCTGAAGATTATACGAAGGTTGAAGCGGATGAATTGGCTATTTACAACACCATGCCTTGCGGGCCGATCTATGGCTGCGATTTGAAATACGAAGAAAATAGCGCATATACGCAGTATGATCCGAAAAAAACCAAAGCCGAATGCGAAGCAGCCGCGAAATCGTCAGCCGGTCAGACTGTCGGCGGCGGTTCTTGTCAAATAAACGAGGTCTGGACCACCAAAAATGATCCTGACGGCAATCCATTGGTTTGCCTGCCGGCGGGCGGTGTGGGTCAATATGAATGGTCCGGCGGCAAGGAAGGAGAGGCCATTGATAACTCTAACCTGGTTAATCCAAAAGATGTGCAACATTTTGGCGTGGAATTGCATAGTCGATATGCGAGTCTTGGCACTCAATTACCGACCGTGTCTTGCGTTGACGGCACCAAACCGACTTGGTTGGACGCGCAAGGAGCTTGGGACGCGGTGGGTTGCGAAAAAACTACGGGGGATGTCTATTATTGTTCGGGCAGATGTTTGGGACCGGATAAACAGGTTTCGTCTACGCCGGGTTCAAAATGCATTGGCGGTGTTTCTTGCTTCCCGTTCAACGGTCAAAAATTGATTTGCAATATGTCATCGCAGACTTGTCAATTCGGCGTCTGGGGAGATTATTGCGCCAGCGATATTCACTGCGACACTAGTTCCGGCTTTACTTGCAATATGGATCTGAAGGCTTGCGTTAAGAACGGCGCCGGGCAGCAGTGGCAAGCATGTTCGAGTGATGCTGATTGCGGCGGTTCATTGAAATGCTTATATCCTGCTTATATTGATTCGGATAATGGCGGTTGCGGCACATTTCCGGAAAGTTTTCCTGAAGCCGCGCGAGGTTCATGGGAAGACGTCAATTATGGTAGCAGCACTAATAATAGAAAAATTTGTTGGGATCCGGCGAAAAATAATGACGTAAATGGCCTTTGCGATTGTGAAGCGAATCTTCAATGCGGGTCGGACAATGAGAAATGGTCGGATGCGGAGTTATGTAATACGGACGGTTTGAATTATTGCTCTTCGGTTATCGAGGGCGCTAGGTGCGATACGGACAAAGACACGCCGCTGGCCGGAGGATATATTTGCGATGAAAGAAATTATCTAATTAAAAAAATTCAGTAA